A stretch of DNA from Streptomyces sp. NBC_01197:
GCCCCGAGCCGGAGTCGCTGGCCCGCTTCTACGCTGATGTGCTCGGAGGGAAGGTCGAACAGTACGCGGAAGACTGGTATGACCTGTACGCCCCCGGCGGTGTACGGCTCGCTTTCCAGCGGGCTCCGGGATATCGCCCGCCCGACTGGCCGCAGGCCGGCGACAACTCCCAGCAGGCACACCTGGATTTCGACGTCGACGACATCGAGCAGGCGCAGGAGCAGGTGCTCGCGCTGGGCGCCACCCCACTGGATCTGGACGACGCCGACGGCGAGCGCGGCTTCCGTGTCTACGCCGACCCGGCCGGTCACCCCTTCTGTCTCTGCCGTCGCCGGTAGTTCCGACGTGCGGGACGACAGCGCAGACAGCGAAGACAACGCAGGCAGCAGGGACGACGGTCGCAGCGAGACTCCGCAGGAACGCGCAGACCGGAAGTGGACGGATCTGCTTCAGGAGCTGCGCGTGGCCCAGACCGGGGTGCAGATCCTGTTCGGTTTCCTGCTGACCGTCGTCTTCCAGCAGCGCTTCAGTGATCTGTCCGGGACCGATCGCAACATCTACGCCGTCACCGTCATGTTCGGGGCGGCCACGACCGGCGCCCTCGTCGGGCCCGTCTCAATGCACCGCCTCCTCACCGGCCGGCAGCTGAAGCCGCAGACCGTGGAGTGGGCGGGCAGGCTGACGCTGGTGGGGCTGGGGCTCCTGCTCTGCACCATGGCTCTGTCGCTGCTGCTGATCCTGCGGGTCGCCCTGCACAGCCCGCTCGCCATGTGGCTGGTGGGCGCCATGGTGGTCTGGTTCATCCTGTGCTGGTTCGTGCTCCCGGCCTGGGCGCGCCACCACCGGTGACCGGCACCACCGCGTATACCTGGGCGTCTCGTCGTCCGGCCCCGGAATTCACTGGCGTCAGCAGCGCTGGTGCCGCTCCGGATGCGAGGCTGGTGCAGAAGGGTGAAGGATGGTCTGACGGGGGTTTCCTCCGTGCTTCCCGGCCCGGAGGCGATGCTCCGGGTCAGCAGCCGACCCAGCACCCGCGGACAGCCGCGGTTGTGCGATGGCAGCAAGGAAGCGGGTTCCGATGTCGGACAGAAAAGGTGCGAGGATCCAGGAAGAGCCGCAGGAGGAGCGCGGGGCGAAGGGGTCTCGCGACACGGGCTCGGACGAACCGTCCGGCGGACCGGCCGACAGGCCGGCCGGCACGGCGGACGAGAAGTCCGACACGTCCATCAAGCCTCGGAAGTCCTCCCATCCGGACGCCCCCGACCTGCAGTCGGGCGGCGGCTGAGACAGCTCCGGCTGGGATGTGAGAAAGCTCGGGGCATAGGGAGGAGAACCCACCGTGACGAGGAAATCGAGCGGACCCGACGACATGGACGCCGCGGGCAAATCCGTACCGCCCTATGCCGGGCGCCGGAAATCGGCCGACACCGAGGGCAAGCAGCAATCAACCAGAGGCGGCGCGAAGACCGGGGGCGCGACGGGCCCTGTGACGGACGAGGACATGAAGGCCGCTGAGCCCAGCCGCACCAGGGGCGGTGCGACCGGTTCGCCCGCCGACGAAAAGCCCGCCGATGAAAGGTCCGCCGACCGGTCTCGGCGCGCGTCCGGACCACAGTCGGACGACCCCGGCACCGGGCCGTCCCACCACCGCGGAACTCCACGAGCCGAGGACCAGCCCTAGAACCTTGCGCCGGCCTGTTGACAAGGCGCGGCCCCGGGTCGCCCCGACGAGACGTACGGGCGGTGACCCGGGGCCCCCGGAGTGGACGAGGAGCCGGCGGCCGTCCCGCAGGAGGCATGCAGGCGTGAGCGACAACGACAACGACAAGCTGGCCAGGTACCGGGGGAAGCGTCACTTCGACCGTACGCGCGAACCCCGCGGCGAGGACAGCGACGCCAGTGAGAAGCCCGTCTTCGTGGTCCAGATCCACGACGCATCGACGATGCACTTCGACTTCCGGCTGGAGGTCGACGGCACCCTCAAGTCCTGGTCCGTGCCGAAGGGGCCCTCCGCGGACATACACGACAAGAGGCTGGCGATGCCCACGGAGGACCATCCCATGGATTACCGCACCTTCGAGGGCGTGATCGCCAGTGGCGAGTACGGGGCGGGCACAGTGATCGTCTGGGACCAGGGCACGTACGAACCGCTGGCGGGCAGTACCGGGGACAAGGGCCGTACGTTCGCCGAGGCTCTGGAACACGGTCACGCGACCTTCCGTCTCGACGGGTCCAAACTGCACGGCGCCTACGCACTCACCCGTTTCCGCGGAGGCGAGAAGTCCGGAGAGCGCGAGTCCTGGCTCCTCGTCAAGAAGAAGGACGCCCGTGCCGACGGCAAACCCGCCCCCGACCCGCAGCGGGCCCGTTCGGCGCTCAGCGGCCGCACCCTGAAACAGGTCGCCGATGAGGACCCGGAGAACACTGCGGAAGGCTCGGGGGACGCCGGATGAACGACCTGCTCCGGGCTCTGCCCGAGGCCCAGCAGCGGCTGCTGACGCCTGCTCCGGCCGCTCACGAATCGGCGGCCGATCCGATGCTCGCCGTCCTCACCGACCGCCGCGACTTCGGCTCCGACTGGGTCTTCGAACGCAAGCTGGACGGGATGCGGACCCTCGCCACCCGCGACGCGGACCGCGTACGCCTGCTCTCACGCACCGGCCGTGCGGTGGAAGGGGGCTATCCGGAGATCGCCGACGCGCTCGCGGGGCAGTCGAGCGACGGATTCACCGTCGACGGTGAGATCGTCGCCTTCGCCCACGGCCGTACCGACTTCGCCCGCCTCCAGCAGCGCATGCAGCTCACCGATCCGCGCCGTGCGCGGGCCAGTGGGGTCGCCGTCACCTACTACGTCTTCGACCTGCTCCGGCTGGACGGTTTCGATCTGACCCGGCTTCCGCTGCGCACCCGGAAGTCCCTGCTGCGACGCGCTCTCGACTTCCGCGCCCCCGTACGCTTCACCCCGCACCGCAACCAGGGCGGACAGCAGCAGCTCGATGAGGCCTGCGGCCGGGGCTGGGAGGGCCTCATCGCCAAGCGCGCCGACGGCCGCTACCAGCGCCGCCGGTCCCCGGACTGGCTCAAACTCAAGTGCGCGAACGGCCAGGAACTGGTGATCGGCGGCTTCACGGAACCCGCCGGGTCGCGCACCGGATTCGGCGCGCTGCTCCTCGGCTACTACGACAACGGCCGCCTCATCTACGCCGGCAAGGTCGGTACCGGCTTCGACCAGAGGACGCTGGCCCGGCTCCGCGCCCGGCTCGACGCGCTGGAGACCACCGCCTCGCCGTTCAGCACGGCGGTACGGGAGCGGGGCGCCCACTGGGTCGAGCCCGTGCTCGTGGCGGAGACCGGCTTCACCGAATGGACCCGCGACGGAATGCTGCGCCATCCGCGCTTCCTGGGGCTCCGGCAGGACAAGGCCGCGGCAGATGTCGTACGGGAACAGCCGCAGACGGGAAGGAACAGGACACCGTCATGAACGACACGTATCGGATCCGCGCCGGCCGGCGCACCCTCGAAGTGCACAGGCCGGACAAGGTGCTCTTCGCGGAGGACGGCGGTCTGACGAAGGCGGATATCGCCGAGTACTACCGGCG
This window harbors:
- the ligD gene encoding non-homologous end-joining DNA ligase — translated: MNDLLRALPEAQQRLLTPAPAAHESAADPMLAVLTDRRDFGSDWVFERKLDGMRTLATRDADRVRLLSRTGRAVEGGYPEIADALAGQSSDGFTVDGEIVAFAHGRTDFARLQQRMQLTDPRRARASGVAVTYYVFDLLRLDGFDLTRLPLRTRKSLLRRALDFRAPVRFTPHRNQGGQQQLDEACGRGWEGLIAKRADGRYQRRRSPDWLKLKCANGQELVIGGFTEPAGSRTGFGALLLGYYDNGRLIYAGKVGTGFDQRTLARLRARLDALETTASPFSTAVRERGAHWVEPVLVAETGFTEWTRDGMLRHPRFLGLRQDKAAADVVREQPQTGRNRTPS
- a CDS encoding DUF6328 family protein, with product MRDDSADSEDNAGSRDDGRSETPQERADRKWTDLLQELRVAQTGVQILFGFLLTVVFQQRFSDLSGTDRNIYAVTVMFGAATTGALVGPVSMHRLLTGRQLKPQTVEWAGRLTLVGLGLLLCTMALSLLLILRVALHSPLAMWLVGAMVVWFILCWFVLPAWARHHR
- a CDS encoding DNA polymerase ligase N-terminal domain-containing protein, whose protein sequence is MSDNDNDKLARYRGKRHFDRTREPRGEDSDASEKPVFVVQIHDASTMHFDFRLEVDGTLKSWSVPKGPSADIHDKRLAMPTEDHPMDYRTFEGVIASGEYGAGTVIVWDQGTYEPLAGSTGDKGRTFAEALEHGHATFRLDGSKLHGAYALTRFRGGEKSGERESWLLVKKKDARADGKPAPDPQRARSALSGRTLKQVADEDPENTAEGSGDAG
- a CDS encoding VOC family protein, whose protein sequence is MAVATFSLVALDCPEPESLARFYADVLGGKVEQYAEDWYDLYAPGGVRLAFQRAPGYRPPDWPQAGDNSQQAHLDFDVDDIEQAQEQVLALGATPLDLDDADGERGFRVYADPAGHPFCLCRRR